In Primulina eburnea isolate SZY01 chromosome 14, ASM2296580v1, whole genome shotgun sequence, the following proteins share a genomic window:
- the LOC140813085 gene encoding uncharacterized protein isoform X4, with amino-acid sequence MDAGNSSEWLPPGFAEKTEVKNGRIVKDYYNVTTGVKYHSKKDVIHCATEDFFRDAPQKTNFDDNGESSDNKFDAISPKWLPDGWRMEEKIRKNGSSAGSTYKTYIDSSTGHKFYSKLAVARYLKTIDKKNATTEQPELDNVGEPSLKPDMYLQRKSLSEVDCFPAKNLRVASDSTSADGLAPSEAGSIPGNKSKRKTSVTMVDSETTSADAIPPSVSGSTPGKNSKRKKSFNVVDSEITSADAVAPLVAGSIPGKNSKRKKSFSVVDTETTSADAKPPSVSGSTPGKNSKRKKSFNVVDSEITSADAVPPLVAVSIPGKKSKRKKSFSVVDTETTSIDVIPPSIAGSTPGKNSKRKKSCTMVAVEITPADGLPSGWVKEIKTSKSGNKIRKDPYYIEPVNGYMFLSKKDALRYLETNDIGSCACMPKRKEFDNLRLNKNEVTPDNVGEPSPKSDTALQSKSMTDTGCSPQKKNKHSSSMGSAERTSVEGLPNGWIKEIMTRKSGNKIRKDAYYTDPVTGYMFRSKNDALRYLKTSDIGSCAVKPKMRELGDLTLMQNKSPVDNVGFTNLKPDVPSQCKFMRDEDCISEKKNKHTSAMVKSTSADGLPPGWIKEVKTSKSGNKIRKDSYYIDPVDGYVFLSKKDVLRYLETNDIASCAITPKRRKMDNFNLIKNGIPVDNEGETFSKPEAPLQVKSITDEGCSSEQNKGKPSLAAVAAKSSSVDGLPPGWIKEIRASKSGNKIRKDPYYTDPISGYVFRSKKDVMRYLETNDIGSCAVTPKRREPDDLKLIESKISVKNVARPHLMPDVSVPKSTIDSSCTTETEKKSQHSTTTVANEFTTDDDLPPGWIKEIKTSESGDKIRKDLLDNSGESSLKPEASMKYESVINAAYVTEIKKNSQQPSPAVDIEIASTDGLPPGWIKEIKTSQSGDKIRKDPFYTDPVSGYIFRSKKDVLRYLKTNDISSCASRPKRREIDGPSSIKKKTSSSPINKKLSKQLETETKLFIGEESNANGEGVSSTKTQAASKADTFTVASAGSDSLKEMFSCENSNKRFDMKMGPAHMEDCSKQGEKAMADVLAICSFINDTFTEEKLLDSEMENRTRGTQSELRKSKKRRDLNLPLRASKRLAKSEPEMLSNVELSERTCRAATKRSSATIVPLPSDLGPTKKVADHANAVVETLRGEDPLNNVGKPLAEGNATLNEEPSNKVKNPLAEDATNFKEQTIGKTNGKQPNDDATSQDTQPCYEFGDSWTDPCLEFAYKTLTGEIPLDDTSPFPEIRYNQDGGIQTSASEEPSMFESEIPPGFESTNQKKTVGNVPASPSFYLSAVDALFESEIPPGFESVAQNKNADKSPANPSLSSPRVSTETDFSDKSS; translated from the exons CTTGACAATGTGGGTGAACCTTCTTTGAAACCTGACATGTATCTACAACGCAAATCCTTGTCAGAAGTAGATTGCTTCCCTGCAAAAAATTTAAGG GTTGCCTCTGATAGCACATCAGCAGATGGCCTGGCTCCATCAGAAGCAGGTAGCATTCCTGGAAACAAATCGAAGAGGAAGACATCTGTCACTATG GTTGACTCCGAGACCACATCCGCTGATGCCATACCTCCTTCAGTATCTGGTTCCACTCCTGGAAAAAATTCGAAGCGGAAGAAATCCTTCAATGTG GTTGACTCTGAGATCACATCAGCTGATGCGGTAGCTCCTTTAGTAGCTGGTTCCATTCCTGGAAAAAATTCAAAGCGGAAGAAATCATTCTCTGTG GTTGACACTGAGACAACATCCGCTGATGCCAAACCTCCTTCAGTATCTGGCTCCACTCCTGGAAAAAATTCGAAGAGGAAGAAATCCTTCAATGTG GTTGACTCTGAGATCACATCAGCTGATGCGGTACCTCCTTTAGTAGCTGTTTCCATTCCCGGGAAAAAATCGAAGAGGAAGAAATCGTTCTCTGTG GTTGACACTGAGACTACATCGATTGATGTCATACCTCCTTCGATAGCTGGTTCCACCCCCGGAAAAAATTCGAAGCGAAAGAAATCCTGCACTATG GTTGCCGTTGAGATAACACCAGCTGATGGGCTTCCTTCTGGCTGGGTAAAAGAAATCAAGACCAGTAAATCGGGGAATAAGATTAGAAAGGATCCG TATTACATTGAACCTGTCAATGGTTACATGTTTCTCTCAAAAAAAGATGCTTTGCGGTATTTAGAAACGAATGATATTGGTAGTTGCGCCTGCATGCCAAAGAGGAAGGAATTTGACAATCTCAGGTTGAATAAAAATGAAGTCACT CCTGACAATGTTGGTGAACCCTCTCCGAAGTCAGACACAGCCCTTCAAAGCAAATCCATGACGGATACAGGTTGCAGTCCTCAAAAGAAGAACAAGCACTCTTCCTCTATG GGTTCTGCTGAGAGGACATCAGTTGAGGGGTTACCTAATGGCTGGATAAAAGAAATCATGACAAGGAAATCTGGGAATAAGATTAGAAAGGATGCG TACTACACTGATCCAGTCACTGGTTACATGTTTCGTTCTAAAAATGATGCTTTGCGGTATCTGAAAACTAGTGATATTGGTAGTTGTGCTGTCAAACCAAAGATGAGGGAGTTGGGTGATCTCACGCTGATGCAGAATAAAAGTCCT GTTGATAATGTTGGTTTTACCAATTTGAAGCCAGACGTGCCTTCACAATGCAAATTCATGAGAGATGAAGATTGCATTTCTGAAAAGAAGAATAAGCACACTTCTGCTATGGTTAAAAGCACGTCAGCAGATGGGCTACCTCCAGGTTGGATAAAAGAAGTGAAAACCAGTAAATCTGGGAATAAGATTAGAAAAGATTCG TACTACATAGATCCGGTTGATGGCTACGTATTCCTTTCTAAAAAAGATGTTCTGCGATATCTGGAGACAAATGATATTGCTAGCTGTGCCATCACCCCAAAGAGGCGGAAAATGGATAATTTCAACTTGATTAAGAATGGAATCCCT GTTGACAATGAGGGTGAAACTTTTTCAAAACCAGAAGCACCTCTGCAAGTCAAATCTATAACTGATGAAGGTTGCAGTTCTGAACAAAACAAGGGCAAGCCATCTCTCGCTGCG GTTGCTGCCAAGAGCTCATCTGTGGATGGTCTACCTCCAGGCTGGATAAAAGAAATCCGAGCAAGTAAATCTGGGAACAAGATTAGAAAGGATCCG TATTACACAGATCCAATCAGTGGCTATGTATTTCGTTCCAAGAAAGATGTCATGCGATATTTGGAAACAAATGATATTGGTAGTTGTGCTGTCACACCAAAAAGGAGGGAGCCGGACGATTTGAAGTTGATTGAGAGTAAAATTAGT GTTAAAAATGTTGCTCGACCCCATTTAATGCCAGATGTGTCTGTACCCAAGTCCACAATAGACTCGTCTTGTACCACTGAAACAGAGAAGAAAAGCCAGCACTCTACCACTACG GTTGCCAATGAGTTCACAACAGATGATGATCTACCTCCAGGGTGGATAAAAGAAATCAAAACAAGTGAATCTGGGGATAAGATTAGAAAGGATCTG CTTGACAATTCTGGTGAATCCTCTTTGAAGCCAGAAGCATCTATGAAATACGAATCTGTGATAAATGCAGCTTACGTTACTGAAATTAAAAAGAACAGCCAGCAACCTTCGCCTGCG GTTGATATAGAGATTGCATCCACTGATGGGCTACCTCCAGGTTGGATCAAAGAAATCAAAACTAGTCAATCTGGAGACAAGATTAGAAAGGATCCG TTTTACACAGATCCAGTCAGTGGTTACATATTTCGTTCTAAAAAAGATGTTTTGCGGTATCTGAAAACTAACGATATCAGTAGCTGTGCCAGCAGACCAAAGAGGAGGGAAATAGATGGTCCCAGTTCGATTAAGAAGAAAACCTCT TCCTCCCCAATTAATAAAAAGTTATCCAAGCAACTAGAGACCGAGACCAAGCTCTTTATTGGTGAAGAATCTAACGCAAATG GTGAAGGTGTTTCCAGTACAAAAACTCAAGCGGCATCAAAGGCCGATACCTTTACAGTTGCATCTGCTGGATCTGACAGTCTTAAAGAAATGTTTTCATGTGAAAATTCAAATAAACGTTTTGACATGAAAATGGGCCCTGCACACATGGAGGATTGCTCTAAACAAGGTGAAAAGGCAATGGCTGACGTTTTAGCTATTTGCTCCTTTATTAATGATACTTTCACTGAGGAGAAACTTCTCGATAGTGAGATGGAAAATCGAACTCGTGGAACTCAGTCAGAATTACGAAAATCCAAGAAAAGAAGAGATTTGAACTTGCCATTACGTGCTTCGAAGAGACTCGCGAAGTCCGAACCTGAGATGCTCTCCAATGTCGAATTAAGTGAACGAACATGCAGGGCTGCGACTAAGAGATCCTCTGCAACTATTGTTCCTCTGCCGTCTGATCTAGGCCCAACAAAAAAAGTTGCAGATCATGCAAATGCCGTCGTGGAAACTCTTCGAGGAGAAGATCCATTGAACAATGTTGGAAAACCTCTTGCAGAGGGCAACGCCACTTTGAATGAAGAGCCATCGAACAAAGTTAAAAACCCTCTTGCAGAGGACGCTACTAATTTTAAAGAGCAAACTATAGGGAAGACCAATGGTAAGCAACCCAATGATGATGCAACATCCCAAGATACGCAGCCTTGCTATGAATTTGGGGACTCCTGGACTGATCCATGCCTAGAATTTGCATATAAGACACTTACAGGGGAGATACCACTGGATGATACTTCACCTTTTCCAGAAATTCGTTACAATCAAGATGGAGGCATACAAACATCAGCATCTGAAGAACCCTCCATGTTTGAGAGTGAAATCCCCCCAGGGTTTGAATCCACTAATCAAAAGAAGACTGTTGGAAATGTACCTGCGAGTCCATCCTTCTATCTCTCAGCCGTGGATGCGTTGTTCGAAAGTGAAATCCCCCCTGGTTTTGAATCAGTGGCACAAAACAAGAATGCAGACAAGTCGCCAGCAAATCCATCATTATCTTCCCCACGAGTATCCACTGAAACAGATTTCTCGGACAAAAGCTCCTAG
- the LOC140813085 gene encoding uncharacterized protein isoform X2, translating to MDAGNSSEWLPPGFAEKTEVKNGRIVKDYYNVTTGVKYHSKKDVIHCATEDFFRDAPQKTNFDDNGESSDNKFDAISPKWLPDGWRMEEKIRKNGSSAGSTYKTYIDSSTGHKFYSKLAVARYLKTIDKKNATTEQPELDNVGEPSLKPDMYLQRKSLSEVDCFPAKNLRVASDSTSADGLAPSEAGSIPGNKSKRKTSVTMVDSETTSADAIPPSVSGSTPGKNSKRKKSFNVVDSEITSADAVAPLVAGSIPGKNSKRKKSFSVVDTETTSADAKPPSVSGSTPGKNSKRKKSFNVVDSEITSADAVPPLVAVSIPGKKSKRKKSFSVVDTETTSIDVIPPSIAGSTPGKNSKRKKSCTMVAVEITPADGLPSGWVKEIKTSKSGNKIRKDPYYIEPVNGYMFLSKKDALRYLETNDIGSCACMPKRKEFDNLRLNKNEVTPDNVGEPSPKSDTALQSKSMTDTGCSPQKKNKHSSSMGSAERTSVEGLPNGWIKEIMTRKSGNKIRKDAYYTDPVTGYMFRSKNDALRYLKTSDIGSCAVKPKMRELGDLTLMQNKSPVDNVGFTNLKPDVPSQCKFMRDEDCISEKKNKHTSAMVKSTSADGLPPGWIKEVKTSKSGNKIRKDSYYIDPVDGYVFLSKKDVLRYLETNDIASCAITPKRRKMDNFNLIKNGIPVDNEGETFSKPEAPLQVKSITDEGCSSEQNKGKPSLAAVAAKSSSVDGLPPGWIKEIRASKSGNKIRKDPYYTDPISGYVFRSKKDVMRYLETNDIGSCAVTPKRREPDDLKLIESKISLEGLVQRKPNTDASRITEPKKEILHSSSVVVIDTASANGLPSGWIKEIKTIQSGDKIRKDPVKNVARPHLMPDVSVPKSTIDSSCTTETEKKSQHSTTTVANEFTTDDDLPPGWIKEIKTSESGDKIRKDLLDNSGESSLKPEASMKYESVINAAYVTEIKKNSQQPSPAVDIEIASTDGLPPGWIKEIKTSQSGDKIRKDPFYTDPVSGYIFRSKKDVLRYLKTNDISSCASRPKRREIDGPSSIKKKTSSSPINKKLSKQLETETKLFIGEESNANGEGVSSTKTQAASKADTFTVASAGSDSLKEMFSCENSNKRFDMKMGPAHMEDCSKQGEKAMADVLAICSFINDTFTEEKLLDSEMENRTRGTQSELRKSKKRRDLNLPLRASKRLAKSEPEMLSNVELSERTCRAATKRSSATIVPLPSDLGPTKKVADHANAVVETLRGEDPLNNVGKPLAEGNATLNEEPSNKVKNPLAEDATNFKEQTIGKTNGKQPNDDATSQDTQPCYEFGDSWTDPCLEFAYKTLTGEIPLDDTSPFPEIRYNQDGGIQTSASEEPSMFESEIPPGFESTNQKKTVGNVPASPSFYLSAVDALFESEIPPGFESVAQNKNADKSPANPSLSSPRVSTETDFSDKSS from the exons CTTGACAATGTGGGTGAACCTTCTTTGAAACCTGACATGTATCTACAACGCAAATCCTTGTCAGAAGTAGATTGCTTCCCTGCAAAAAATTTAAGG GTTGCCTCTGATAGCACATCAGCAGATGGCCTGGCTCCATCAGAAGCAGGTAGCATTCCTGGAAACAAATCGAAGAGGAAGACATCTGTCACTATG GTTGACTCCGAGACCACATCCGCTGATGCCATACCTCCTTCAGTATCTGGTTCCACTCCTGGAAAAAATTCGAAGCGGAAGAAATCCTTCAATGTG GTTGACTCTGAGATCACATCAGCTGATGCGGTAGCTCCTTTAGTAGCTGGTTCCATTCCTGGAAAAAATTCAAAGCGGAAGAAATCATTCTCTGTG GTTGACACTGAGACAACATCCGCTGATGCCAAACCTCCTTCAGTATCTGGCTCCACTCCTGGAAAAAATTCGAAGAGGAAGAAATCCTTCAATGTG GTTGACTCTGAGATCACATCAGCTGATGCGGTACCTCCTTTAGTAGCTGTTTCCATTCCCGGGAAAAAATCGAAGAGGAAGAAATCGTTCTCTGTG GTTGACACTGAGACTACATCGATTGATGTCATACCTCCTTCGATAGCTGGTTCCACCCCCGGAAAAAATTCGAAGCGAAAGAAATCCTGCACTATG GTTGCCGTTGAGATAACACCAGCTGATGGGCTTCCTTCTGGCTGGGTAAAAGAAATCAAGACCAGTAAATCGGGGAATAAGATTAGAAAGGATCCG TATTACATTGAACCTGTCAATGGTTACATGTTTCTCTCAAAAAAAGATGCTTTGCGGTATTTAGAAACGAATGATATTGGTAGTTGCGCCTGCATGCCAAAGAGGAAGGAATTTGACAATCTCAGGTTGAATAAAAATGAAGTCACT CCTGACAATGTTGGTGAACCCTCTCCGAAGTCAGACACAGCCCTTCAAAGCAAATCCATGACGGATACAGGTTGCAGTCCTCAAAAGAAGAACAAGCACTCTTCCTCTATG GGTTCTGCTGAGAGGACATCAGTTGAGGGGTTACCTAATGGCTGGATAAAAGAAATCATGACAAGGAAATCTGGGAATAAGATTAGAAAGGATGCG TACTACACTGATCCAGTCACTGGTTACATGTTTCGTTCTAAAAATGATGCTTTGCGGTATCTGAAAACTAGTGATATTGGTAGTTGTGCTGTCAAACCAAAGATGAGGGAGTTGGGTGATCTCACGCTGATGCAGAATAAAAGTCCT GTTGATAATGTTGGTTTTACCAATTTGAAGCCAGACGTGCCTTCACAATGCAAATTCATGAGAGATGAAGATTGCATTTCTGAAAAGAAGAATAAGCACACTTCTGCTATGGTTAAAAGCACGTCAGCAGATGGGCTACCTCCAGGTTGGATAAAAGAAGTGAAAACCAGTAAATCTGGGAATAAGATTAGAAAAGATTCG TACTACATAGATCCGGTTGATGGCTACGTATTCCTTTCTAAAAAAGATGTTCTGCGATATCTGGAGACAAATGATATTGCTAGCTGTGCCATCACCCCAAAGAGGCGGAAAATGGATAATTTCAACTTGATTAAGAATGGAATCCCT GTTGACAATGAGGGTGAAACTTTTTCAAAACCAGAAGCACCTCTGCAAGTCAAATCTATAACTGATGAAGGTTGCAGTTCTGAACAAAACAAGGGCAAGCCATCTCTCGCTGCG GTTGCTGCCAAGAGCTCATCTGTGGATGGTCTACCTCCAGGCTGGATAAAAGAAATCCGAGCAAGTAAATCTGGGAACAAGATTAGAAAGGATCCG TATTACACAGATCCAATCAGTGGCTATGTATTTCGTTCCAAGAAAGATGTCATGCGATATTTGGAAACAAATGATATTGGTAGTTGTGCTGTCACACCAAAAAGGAGGGAGCCGGACGATTTGAAGTTGATTGAGAGTAAAATTAGT CTAGAGGGATTGGTCCAGAGAAAACCCAATACAGATGCCTCTCGCATTACCGAACCAAAAAAGGAAATCCTGCACTCTTCCTCTGTG GTTGTCATTGACACTGCATCAGCGAACGGGCTACCTTCAGGCTGGATAAAGGAGATCAAAACTATTCAATCTGGGGATAAGATTAGAAAAGATCCG GTTAAAAATGTTGCTCGACCCCATTTAATGCCAGATGTGTCTGTACCCAAGTCCACAATAGACTCGTCTTGTACCACTGAAACAGAGAAGAAAAGCCAGCACTCTACCACTACG GTTGCCAATGAGTTCACAACAGATGATGATCTACCTCCAGGGTGGATAAAAGAAATCAAAACAAGTGAATCTGGGGATAAGATTAGAAAGGATCTG CTTGACAATTCTGGTGAATCCTCTTTGAAGCCAGAAGCATCTATGAAATACGAATCTGTGATAAATGCAGCTTACGTTACTGAAATTAAAAAGAACAGCCAGCAACCTTCGCCTGCG GTTGATATAGAGATTGCATCCACTGATGGGCTACCTCCAGGTTGGATCAAAGAAATCAAAACTAGTCAATCTGGAGACAAGATTAGAAAGGATCCG TTTTACACAGATCCAGTCAGTGGTTACATATTTCGTTCTAAAAAAGATGTTTTGCGGTATCTGAAAACTAACGATATCAGTAGCTGTGCCAGCAGACCAAAGAGGAGGGAAATAGATGGTCCCAGTTCGATTAAGAAGAAAACCTCT TCCTCCCCAATTAATAAAAAGTTATCCAAGCAACTAGAGACCGAGACCAAGCTCTTTATTGGTGAAGAATCTAACGCAAATG GTGAAGGTGTTTCCAGTACAAAAACTCAAGCGGCATCAAAGGCCGATACCTTTACAGTTGCATCTGCTGGATCTGACAGTCTTAAAGAAATGTTTTCATGTGAAAATTCAAATAAACGTTTTGACATGAAAATGGGCCCTGCACACATGGAGGATTGCTCTAAACAAGGTGAAAAGGCAATGGCTGACGTTTTAGCTATTTGCTCCTTTATTAATGATACTTTCACTGAGGAGAAACTTCTCGATAGTGAGATGGAAAATCGAACTCGTGGAACTCAGTCAGAATTACGAAAATCCAAGAAAAGAAGAGATTTGAACTTGCCATTACGTGCTTCGAAGAGACTCGCGAAGTCCGAACCTGAGATGCTCTCCAATGTCGAATTAAGTGAACGAACATGCAGGGCTGCGACTAAGAGATCCTCTGCAACTATTGTTCCTCTGCCGTCTGATCTAGGCCCAACAAAAAAAGTTGCAGATCATGCAAATGCCGTCGTGGAAACTCTTCGAGGAGAAGATCCATTGAACAATGTTGGAAAACCTCTTGCAGAGGGCAACGCCACTTTGAATGAAGAGCCATCGAACAAAGTTAAAAACCCTCTTGCAGAGGACGCTACTAATTTTAAAGAGCAAACTATAGGGAAGACCAATGGTAAGCAACCCAATGATGATGCAACATCCCAAGATACGCAGCCTTGCTATGAATTTGGGGACTCCTGGACTGATCCATGCCTAGAATTTGCATATAAGACACTTACAGGGGAGATACCACTGGATGATACTTCACCTTTTCCAGAAATTCGTTACAATCAAGATGGAGGCATACAAACATCAGCATCTGAAGAACCCTCCATGTTTGAGAGTGAAATCCCCCCAGGGTTTGAATCCACTAATCAAAAGAAGACTGTTGGAAATGTACCTGCGAGTCCATCCTTCTATCTCTCAGCCGTGGATGCGTTGTTCGAAAGTGAAATCCCCCCTGGTTTTGAATCAGTGGCACAAAACAAGAATGCAGACAAGTCGCCAGCAAATCCATCATTATCTTCCCCACGAGTATCCACTGAAACAGATTTCTCGGACAAAAGCTCCTAG